The region ATATGGATATTATCGGTCATATAGGTCAGGCCGCGGCTATCTGAAATTGCATCCCAATCCCTGCCAAAAAGATAATGCTGCAAAATGGCACTGTACATAAACCACAGGCCAGTAGTGTAAGGGGCAACATCACGTTTGCCTTCACGTATCAAATCACGGGTAAGGATTTCATTTAAGCCAATATACCCCAATTTCTCTTTTTTAGCAATATCCCTGATAATGGCAGAGTAATCCATACTGAGTTTAAATGGGAGGCTGTCAATATTCTCACCCAGCGGGGGTAGCGATATCAGGACAATCTTTGCATTTGTTTTTGTTTTTAATATACTGACTAATTGACGGTAGTTTTGCTCAAACCATTCTTTTGTTGGCTTTTGCGGTAGATTCCACAGGTCATTATAACGCTGGTATTCCTTATCATTCAGCGAACCCTTAAGGTCGTTGGTCCCAATCCATACAAATACATACTGTGGTTTTAGAGCAATAACGCTGTCAACCACCTGAAGAAGATTATACACCAATCGTGAGTTGATCCCTTCATTTACAAATACATAGTTTTCCAAATCAGGATCGTTAGCCAGGTAACCAACATAATCAAAACTCACTGTTGCATGTGTTAAACTGTCGCCAAAGAATACAACAATCTTTTTATCGTGAGGCAATGTGGCTTTCAGCATAGCCTGTGCATTATTTGTAGGAACTTTTGATGCCATATAATACACATAGCCATATACCACACCAATGAGTAAAATAAGGATTCCAGTAATAATTAAAACTTTTTTCATACATGTAACCTCCATCATATTTATGTTATCCATTATTCATAATAATGGCATCATAGTACTATAGTCAAATCAGATTATTGCAATATTTGCAATTATAATAGTACAAAAAATGCTTCATGATTAATGAAAAGTAGTTGATTATTCTTATAAGTTAAACAAAACTATAAAAAAACAAAAAAAGAGGGATACTATGGAATTTGAAACAACAACCTGCATTTCAAACAAACACATTCAAATAATTAACTATTATGCAGAAATGTGCGACATGCCATTAAGTAAATTTCTTGTTTCATTAATTAATTATGCTGCAGTGCATGAAAAGAGAAAATTGAAACCATTTACGCATGTACAGTATAGAAAGCGCTCCGGTTTGACATGGCAACGGGTGCATCTTTACCTTTTGTATCATGAATATGAATTTTTGCTTGATATGAAGAAGCTCTGGAAGATGAGCGTGGCGCATCTTATTGAATATTGCATCGAGAATGTGCTTGTAGAATTTGTTGAAGCTCTTTCAAAGGAAGAACACAACTATAGTTATCGTTTTATGCACTACACGTTTGACTTTTCATATGTAAAAAATATGCCAGCATATCGATGTATATGGGGTGTACCCCCCGAAATGCTGGCAAAAACATAAAAAAACCATAAGAAAAACTTAAAACTTTACAAAGCCTGTTCAAGCGCTTCAATAATATCATCTACATGTTCTATCCCTACCGATAGACGTATCAAATCCGGTGTTATACCTGCCTGGCGCTGTTGTTCCTCCGATAGCTGTGAGTGTGATGTGCTTGCAGGATGTAACACCAAGCTCTTTGCATCACCCACATTTGCCAGATGGGAAAATAGCTTCACTGAATTTATAAACTTCACGGCGCTTTCATATCCACCTTTGATGCCAAAGACTACCATACCACCAAAGCCATTTTTAAAATAGCGGGAAGCCACCTTATAGGAACTATCGCCCGGTAAACCTGGATAGCGTACCCATGCCACATTTTTATGGCTTTGCAAAAATTGTGCAACTTTGAGTGCATTTTCGCTGTGCCGCTGCATCCTCAATGGGAATGTTTCAAGCCCCTGCAAAAAAATCCATGCATTGTCCGG is a window of Spirochaetota bacterium DNA encoding:
- a CDS encoding SGNH/GDSL hydrolase family protein is translated as MKKVLIITGILILLIGVVYGYVYYMASKVPTNNAQAMLKATLPHDKKIVVFFGDSLTHATVSFDYVGYLANDPDLENYVFVNEGINSRLVYNLLQVVDSVIALKPQYVFVWIGTNDLKGSLNDKEYQRYNDLWNLPQKPTKEWFEQNYRQLVSILKTKTNAKIVLISLPPLGENIDSLPFKLSMDYSAIIRDIAKKEKLGYIGLNEILTRDLIREGKRDVAPYTTGLWFMYSAILQHYLFGRDWDAISDSRGLTYMTDNIHINGKAGRILAAAIKEILVSNNK